The Magnolia sinica isolate HGM2019 chromosome 9, MsV1, whole genome shotgun sequence sequence gatctactcgagagaggagacccacggtccgatactcaccctccttacattatctactgctgacagataatgatgAACCAGAATGTTTTGAAGAGACATTAAAGACAGACACACGAGTTAAGTGGGAGAaggccatggatgaggagatggattctcttgagtccaatcgtacATGGGAACTAGTCACCCTACCTATGggtaagaaaactcttcataacGAGTGagtttacagattgaaggaggagcacaatggttcaaaatggtacaaggctagactggttgtgaaagggtttcaacaaaaggcaggtatcgatttcactgaaatattctcacctgtggtgaaaatgtctacgattcatatggttttgagtatagtggctacagaggacttacatctagagcagctagatgtaaagacagcctttcttcatggggaccttgaagaagagatatatatgcatcagccaacaggatacatggcaccaggaaaggagaacaaagtgtgcagactgaagaagagtctatatggcctgaagtaggccccgaggcaatggtacaagaaattcgatagtttcatgtcgggaaatggttataggagatgtcatgcagactattgttgctatttgaagaagtttgatatgtcatacatcatccttcttctgtacgttgatgatatgcttgtggccggttcaagcataaaggacatctcagatatcaaaagacaactatctagagaatttgccatgaaggatttaggagctgcaaaacaaatcctaggcatgaggataaagcgtgatagggaaaacaagaaactggttttgtcacaggcagagtacatagccaaggtacttgatcgattcaatatgggaggtgctaagccggttagcactccattagccaaccacttcaagctatctaaggagcaaggtgcaaagacacaGGAgaaacgggactacatggctaaagtcccatatgcgtcagctattgggagtctcatgtatgctatggtgagcatgaggtcaaacattgctcaagcagtgggagttattagcaggttcatgaacaaccccaggaaggaacattgggaagctgtgaagtggattcttagatacctggtaggtactaaggacatatggctgtgctatggtggatcgaaaatcaagctacagggctacgtggattcagatttggcaggaaatatcgacagcagaagaagcactataggttatgtctttactctgggtagtgctgcagtcagttgggtctttcagttATAGaaaatagtatctatcagtacgacaaaagcagaatatattgcagctacataagcgtgcaaggagatggtatggatgcaaggtttcatggaagagttggataAGAAGTAagtagattgcaagctgtacagtgacagtcagagtgcaatacacttggctaagaattcagcctttcattcaaggaccaagcatattgccatcggATATCACtttatacgttcgttactggaagatggatcgattgctctggagaagattcatacaagtgagaatcctgcggatatgttgaccaaggcggtcacacgggagaagctgaagctctgttcagctttgattggtcttcaggcttgaagagaGGGAGAAGGTGCATGCCGGatgaagaagacgaaggtttaaggtgatgtgtctccaagtcggagattgttaagatgtggagccacatctgggactgtcctcgaccggtcgtgagccatgctcgaccggtcgtagggtccggctcaaccggtcgtggactggctcgactcaaagtccagcgagcattgtTTTTGATCCCGAGGTGTTTGACCGGTTGTGGCtcattcacgaccggtcgtggggtcctctcgactggtcatgcaggctgcatgaccagtcgaggttacacagattcgttcTGCGATTTTGCGCAgatttcgtgtcgcaagtcctttcgcaactgggatgcggaaaggggagtttcctaaactataaacaagggttcctagggttttttaggatagagaaaaagaaaggaaaaattattctaaggtatgggcaaagggttttttatgtgcttccaagggagaggttagtatattgctttgtaatcttcgttcttcatagtggaagtttgcatccgtggttttttaccctagtttggggtttttctacgtatatcttgtcttgtggtttgttttgaatgctttgatctatttctattttatatttcttcctgtttatcgtttgtgggtgaggcctgagattggatctaggcacactgcgttgttggcgtgctgcgcaacatgatatgtagatgaaaatgggGCAAAACCAAGCATTGAGACACTGTTGATGAGGAAAGCGTGTTAATAAAATTGATAGCAAATCAAATCCTACTATTTGATTTGAATATGATAACAAAGGATTCACAATTTAACTTCGATGCTGTTTGGCAATTGTATGTGAACAGTAAATTTGGAGTACCTGCCCAAGCCCACGTAGAGGTGGGTTTCAAAGCAACTTTCGACAAAGACATGGTTAGTCATTCAACTAGACCAACCATTCACATCTGCAGAGTAGAAAATTGAGAGAAATACCGAACCTGAAGAAATTCCATAAGCTGCACCAGCTGCCGCGAGAGCTATCCTCCTTTCGTTGTTGTTTTCCATCATTGCCGAACACCCATTTGCACATGATTTACCAATATCAACACTGGGTCCCTCAGGACCTAAAAAACAACCAGTGCCTAATGTTACAACAGCCTGTATGGCCTTTATTCTAGGGAAGACTCCAGCCAGCAGATCAAAGCCTTGCCTCTAAGAAGACCTTGGCTGCTTTATTTGGTCAAAAATTTCAAGTAATCCATGCATCATGCCAACGACAACTCCTCCAGTCACTGGAATTAACGGTATCCCATGCAATGTATCAGCTAGTCTCTGCAAATGGAGCCAAGCAGCCCCTTCATTTGGAGTGCCTGCCCAGGCCCATTCGTGTATTATatgaaattaattaaattaaataatgtaTGTCAGCAACACATCAAGGATCATGACTTTGGGAAGCAATTATGAAATGACCTCAGACAATCATTAAAATAGAAATCATGCATGTTTGAATCAAATGCTCTAGCAAATCAATATAGTAATTATGGTACTAAGATACTCTCCTAGCTTCACTACTACCAGAGAGAAACCACGTGTCACGAGAATATTCGAAGGAAATCAAAATCTAATATAAAATCATTGGGAGCATACATGATTTTCAAATGTTTCCAAAACCAATCATATTGCCGGAATATGGTTTACCCAAACACAGATGATACACAGTGTATACTGACCACttgacaaaaaaggaaaaaaggaaatagaagaaATTATATGCTCACTCACGCCTCATGTAATCCGCAGGGTTATCGTTGAGCTTTGGCAGTTTTCGGCTGTCTTCATCCAAGACAGCAGCATGCTCAATAAAATAAGGTTCTATTTCCCCTCTAACTTCTTCCGGCATTTGGGACAATCTTCTAGTCCGTTTATTCATCATCACCCAAACACTGCATTGTTACCatcaaaaccaaaaaagaaaaccacaaaacacaacaaACTCCAATCACCTACTGGCCTATGTATTTATTTAGTACATGgtctgaaaaatgaagcagatccaaacctcaagtggaccacacaatagggactcaatgcctaccattaaaaacttcttagggtgggcattcaatgaagcctataacattatggtgggccctaggaatttttaaatggtgggcatacaatgaagccTATAACATTAAGAAAGGTCTGGAAGAAGAAGGAATTTGCATTTACAGATGTAGAGGACATGCCttggaatttttaaatggtgggcatacaatgaagccTATAACATTAAGAAAGGTCTGGAAGAAAAAGGAATTTGCATTTACAAATGTACAGGACATACCTTGAAAAAACTTGCAACAGCCTAACCTTCATAATATGTAGTTTAACGAAGTAGAAACATAGATCATCTTCCTCTTCCCCTAAAAATAACAGAAATCCAAGACTAGTTGCCAAACTCTGATTTGCagaaaaccaaaatagaaaaaagaaaagagtcaaGAAAGACAGAACCTCCAGTCTCATACACCTTAATGTGGCAAATTGCATACAAATAAGCATTTCTCAGTATTT is a genomic window containing:
- the LOC131256741 gene encoding uncharacterized protein LOC131256741, which produces MLICMQFATLRCMRLEVLSFLTLFFFLFWFSANQSLATSLGFLLFLGEEEDDLCFYFVKLHIMKVRLLQVFSSVWVMMNKRTRRLSQMPEEVRGEIEPYFIEHAAVLDEDSRKLPKLNDNPADYMRRE